One segment of Balaenoptera ricei isolate mBalRic1 chromosome 8, mBalRic1.hap2, whole genome shotgun sequence DNA contains the following:
- the LOC132369717 gene encoding lysine-specific demethylase 4D-like, whose product MKAMKSKSNWAQNPSCRIMVFHPTKEEFNDFDKYIAYMESQGAHRAGVAKIIPPKDWKARQTYDDINDILIAAPLQQVTSGQAGVFTQYHKKKKAMTVGEYHHLANSEKYRTPPHFDFKDLERKYWKTRLYDSPVYGADVSGSLFDQNTEQWNLGHLGTIQDLLEQECGVVIEGVNTPYLYFGMWKTAFAWHTEDMDLYSINYLHFGEPKTWYAVPPEHGRRLERLARQLFPGSARGCEAFLRHKVALISPTVLKDNGIPFDRVTQEAGEFIVTFPYGYHSGFNHGFNCAEAINFACPRWIDYGKAASQCSCGEARVAFSMDAFVRILQPERYELWKRGQERTVVDHTQPTAPDSQVLNAWREVRAPLGAALGQRHHLPRRALRPRRAVAAGAGTSPRVPVRAGCRRPSPARGSCSAAQFGAAATSTSGEPGPTQPPTAGPSAPDRHPAGRCGPRRRPWEQGPQEPAAPPRAKRRLSLDTDQDPEAPPLPVDAPSPDSAAPLSPGLQHPATASGCGCGPVP is encoded by the coding sequence ATGAAAGCTATGAAGTCTAAGTCCAACTGGGCCCAGAACCCAAGTTGTAGAATAATGGTATTTCATCCAACCAAAGAAGAGTTTAATGATTTCGATAAATACATTGCTTATATGGAATCCCAAGGTGCACACCGAGCAGGCGTGGCGAAGATCATTCCACCCAAGGACTGGAAAGCCAGACAGACCTATGATGATATCAATGACATCTTAATAGCCGCTCCCCTCCAGCAGGTGACTTCTGGGCAGGCAGGTGTGTTTACTCAATAccacaaaaagaagaaagccatGACCGTGGGTGAGTACCACCACTTAGCAAATAGTGAAAAATACCGGACGCCACCACACTTTGATTTTAAGGACCTGGAGCGAAAATATTGGAAAACACGCCTCTATGATTCACCAGTATATGGTGCGGACGTGAGTGGCTCCTTATTCGATCAAAACACGGAGCAGTGGAACCTTGGACACCTGGGAACCATTCAGGACCTGCTGGAGCAGGAGTGCGGAGTGGTCATCGAGGGCGTCAACACCCCCTACCTGTACTTCGGCATGTGGAAGACCGCCTTCGCCTGGCACACGGAGGACATGGACCTTTACAGCATCAACTACCTGCACTTCGGGGAGCCCAAGACGTGGTACGCGGTGCCCCCGGAGCACGGCCGGCGCCTGGAACGCCTGGCCAGGCAGCTTTTCCCGGGCAGCGCGCGGGGCTGTGAGGCCTTCCTGCGGCACAAGGTGGCTCTCATCTCGCCCACGGTCCTCAAGGACAACGGCATCCCCTTCGATCGGGTCACTCAGGAGGCTGGGGAGTTCATCGTGACCTTTCCCTATGGCTACCACTCTGGCTTCAACCATGGCTTCAACTGCGCGGAGGCCATCAATTTCGCCTGCCCGCGCTGGATCGATTATGGCAAAGCGGCCTCGCAGTGCAGCTGCGGGGAGGCCCGGGTCGCCTTCTCCATGGACGCCTTCGTGCGCATCCTGCAACCGGAGCGCTACGAGCTGTGGAAACGCGGGCAGGAGCGGACCGTGGTGGACCACACGCAGCCCACGGCGCCCGACAGCCAGGTCCTGAACGCCTGGAGGGAGGTCCGCGCGCCCCTGGGAGCCGCTCTCGGCCAGAGGCACCACCTGCCCCGCCGCGCTCTGCGCCCCCGCAGGGCTGTAGCCGCGGGCGCAGGGACCAGCCCCCGAGTCCCTGTGCGTGCTGGGTGCCGGCGCCCCTCGCCGGCCCGGGGGTCGTGCTCTGCCGCCCAGTTCGGGGCTGCGGCCACCAGCACCTCCGGCGAGCCCGGCCCGACCCAGCCGCCGACCGCAGGTCCATCCGCCCCGGATCGCCACCCAGCTGGAAGATGTGGCCCTCGTCGTCGTCCTTGGGAACAGGGCCCTCAGGAGCCAGCTGCTCCCCCCAGGGCTAAGAGGAGGCTTTCGTTAGACACAGATCAGGACCCCGAGGCTCCGCCCCTGCCTGTGGATGCACCCTCGCCGGACAGCGCCGCCCCGCTCAGCCCTGGGCTCCAGCATCCCGCCACGGCTTCTGGCTGTGGTTGTGGCCCCGTCCCCTAA